A single Streptomyces sp. 2114.4 DNA region contains:
- the nrtL gene encoding ArgS-related anticodon-binding protein NrtL, with product MTPAELSRTVLRSVRGAVEEQELSVPVPARIVVEPPPRPGCGDYASNVALQLAGPAGRPAREVAEILRKRLAGSAGIARVEIAGPGFLNFTLGDGALTALVRDVLAQGDGYGGTWAAQSPDDVGDVPGDDSGDAFDGDGSGDANDGVLERGFGPVAGSSAGGAREAVVGEVLGRIDAAAGLGGHRDGGCPALAPVSYDLDTLTARLGSDEVRWVLLRPAAHDPVRLPERPVQRESNPRFRVQYACARARALVRNAGELGFVSEPGDVGEEHPAAVAGVAADARPASQPSPRHAAAAPVTSRSLHALQTLLATYPSVIDVAARLRAPDRVVRHLEATADAFFRWHDDFPPLPVGEQKPLAVHRARLALAEASGTVLANGLRLLGISAPAHL from the coding sequence GTGACCCCCGCTGAGCTCTCCCGTACCGTCTTGCGCTCCGTGCGTGGTGCGGTGGAGGAGCAGGAGCTCTCCGTGCCGGTGCCGGCACGGATCGTTGTCGAGCCGCCGCCGCGGCCCGGGTGCGGGGACTACGCCTCCAATGTCGCGTTGCAGCTCGCGGGGCCCGCGGGGAGGCCGGCCCGCGAGGTTGCCGAGATCCTGCGGAAGCGGCTGGCCGGGAGCGCCGGGATCGCCCGGGTCGAGATCGCCGGTCCGGGTTTTTTGAACTTCACCCTGGGGGACGGGGCGCTGACCGCCCTCGTCCGGGACGTGCTGGCGCAGGGGGACGGCTACGGCGGAACGTGGGCGGCGCAGAGCCCTGATGACGTCGGTGATGTCCCCGGCGATGACTCCGGTGATGCCTTCGATGGCGATGGCTCCGGTGATGCCAACGATGGAGTCCTCGAGCGGGGCTTCGGTCCGGTGGCCGGTTCCTCGGCGGGCGGTGCCCGTGAGGCCGTGGTCGGTGAGGTGCTGGGGCGGATCGACGCGGCGGCCGGGCTCGGTGGCCACCGGGACGGTGGCTGCCCCGCTCTCGCGCCCGTTTCGTACGACCTTGACACCCTCACCGCCCGGCTCGGTTCCGACGAGGTGCGCTGGGTGCTGTTGCGGCCGGCCGCGCACGATCCGGTGCGGCTGCCCGAGCGGCCCGTACAGCGGGAGAGCAATCCGCGCTTCCGGGTGCAGTACGCCTGCGCGAGGGCGCGGGCGCTGGTGCGGAACGCGGGTGAGCTGGGGTTTGTGAGCGAGCCGGGGGACGTGGGGGAGGAGCATCCTGCGGCGGTTGCCGGGGTCGCGGCCGACGCGCGGCCCGCATCGCAGCCCTCGCCACGGCACGCCGCAGCCGCCCCTGTGACCTCCCGCAGCCTGCACGCGCTGCAGACCCTGCTGGCCACCTACCCCTCCGTCATCGACGTCGCCGCGCGGCTGCGGGCACCGGACCGTGTGGTGCGGCATCTGGAGGCGACGGCCGACGCGTTCTTCCGGTGGCATGACGACTTTCCGCCACTGCCCGTCGGGGAGCAGAAACCCTTGGCCGTGCACCGTGCCCGGCTGGCCCTTGCCGAGGCCAGTGGGACGGTGCTCGCCAACGGCCTGCGTCTGCTCGGCATCTCCGCTCCCGCCCACCTCTGA
- a CDS encoding SWIM zinc finger domain-containing protein, protein MHRSCYTDAHIRELAGPRSYKRGLGYMDAVSGLRAEAGRITATVQGTERYRVILDAGDRLRATCDCPYGEDGHFCKHCVAVALTALREPGRLTTLREEAAARDTTLRTWLDGLGRDELRALLHERLAEDPDFKEALSLRAALADGDATAVCADIAALIDPADCSQYGYIAYEDAHGYAARVTRAADAIRDLATTGRGAAAVIVARAAIGRLTGVYESADDSAGCIGDAAAELERAHRDACVAALPDPDETAEWLLDHCLGDGAAYLEIEPADYRRILGVQGLATLRTLGAEARKRNPTGRAEKHLMESLARAAGDLDELIALHATDLHPNGHTHLQIAGELDAAGRADEALRWAERGLHHAAAGAEPVHRGLVDYVADRYAHHGRTADALTVRRDHFRADRSLHAYRALRTAARAHGSWDTERPPALELLRTDAEEGRTARWGGGTVLIDALIDDDDPDAAWTAAPGRARPAQWLRLADHSAATRPADALAVYLRAVEERCRYTGDGNYAEIADLLSKIRTCHEALGTPDDFTTYLAALRAEQKRKRNLIRLLDRRGL, encoded by the coding sequence ATGCACCGTTCCTGCTACACCGATGCGCACATCCGGGAACTCGCCGGCCCTCGCTCGTACAAACGCGGCCTCGGCTACATGGACGCCGTGAGCGGGCTGCGCGCCGAGGCGGGCCGCATCACCGCCACCGTGCAGGGCACCGAGCGGTACCGCGTCATCCTCGACGCCGGCGACCGTCTCCGGGCCACCTGTGACTGCCCGTACGGCGAGGACGGCCACTTCTGCAAGCACTGCGTCGCGGTCGCTCTCACCGCACTGCGCGAGCCCGGCCGGCTCACCACGCTGCGCGAGGAAGCCGCGGCACGCGACACCACGCTGCGCACCTGGCTCGACGGGCTCGGCCGCGACGAACTGCGCGCCCTGCTGCACGAACGGCTGGCCGAGGACCCGGACTTCAAGGAGGCGCTGTCGCTGCGTGCCGCCCTGGCCGACGGTGACGCAACGGCGGTATGTGCCGATATCGCCGCACTGATTGACCCGGCGGACTGCAGCCAGTACGGCTACATCGCCTACGAGGACGCCCACGGCTACGCGGCCCGGGTGACCCGCGCGGCCGACGCGATCAGGGACCTGGCCACGACAGGCCGGGGAGCCGCCGCCGTCATCGTGGCCCGTGCGGCGATCGGCCGGCTGACCGGTGTGTACGAGTCGGCCGACGACTCCGCCGGATGCATCGGCGACGCCGCGGCGGAGCTTGAACGCGCCCATCGTGACGCCTGTGTGGCCGCGCTGCCCGACCCCGACGAGACCGCCGAGTGGCTGCTCGACCACTGCCTCGGCGACGGCGCCGCATACCTGGAGATCGAGCCGGCCGACTACCGCCGCATCCTGGGCGTCCAGGGCCTGGCCACACTCAGGACGCTGGGCGCGGAAGCCCGGAAGCGCAACCCCACCGGCCGGGCCGAGAAGCACCTCATGGAGTCCCTGGCACGCGCCGCCGGTGACCTCGACGAACTGATCGCCCTCCACGCCACCGACCTCCACCCCAACGGCCATACCCACCTGCAGATCGCCGGAGAACTGGACGCGGCGGGCCGCGCCGACGAAGCCCTCCGGTGGGCGGAGCGCGGGCTGCACCACGCCGCTGCGGGGGCGGAACCGGTCCACCGCGGCCTCGTCGACTACGTGGCCGACCGCTACGCACACCACGGCCGCACCGCCGACGCGCTCACCGTCCGCCGCGACCACTTTCGGGCGGACCGGTCCCTGCACGCCTACCGCGCCCTGCGCACCGCCGCCCGCGCGCACGGCTCGTGGGACACCGAACGCCCACCCGCCCTGGAACTGCTGCGCACCGATGCGGAGGAGGGACGCACGGCCCGGTGGGGAGGCGGCACCGTCCTGATCGACGCGCTGATTGACGACGACGATCCCGACGCGGCGTGGACCGCCGCACCGGGCCGGGCCCGGCCCGCACAGTGGCTGAGGCTCGCCGACCACTCGGCCGCCACCCGCCCCGCCGATGCGCTCGCCGTCTACCTCCGGGCGGTCGAAGAGCGGTGCCGGTACACCGGCGACGGCAATTACGCGGAGATCGCGGACCTGCTGAGCAAGATCCGTACCTGCCACGAGGCGCTGGGCACGCCGGACGACTTCACCACGTACCTGGCCGCCCTCCGCGCCGAACAGAAGCGCAAGCGCAACCTCATCCGCCTCTTGGACCGGCGCGGCCTGTGA
- the thrC gene encoding threonine synthase has protein sequence MSANSTVTTASSQWRGIIEEYRDRLPVSDTTEAVTLREGGTPLVPAQVLSERTGCEVHLKVEGANPTGSFKDRGMTMAITRAKEEGAKAVICASTGNTSASAAAYAVRAGMVCAVLVPQGKIALGKMGQALVHGAKILQVEGNFDDCLTLARRLSDNYPVALVNSVNPVRIEGQKTAAFEIVDMLRDAPDIHVLPVGNAGNITAYWRGYQEYAADGIASHTPRMWGFQAAGSAPLVRGEVVKDPQTIATAIRIGNPASWSFAERARDESGGFIDSVTDRQILAAYRLLAAQEGVFVEPASAASVAGLLKAAEEGKVDPGQRIVCTVTGNGLKDPDWAVAGAPQPVTVPIDADAAAERLGLV, from the coding sequence ATGTCTGCCAATTCCACTGTGACCACGGCAAGCAGCCAGTGGCGCGGAATCATCGAGGAGTACCGCGACCGGCTTCCGGTCAGCGACACGACCGAGGCCGTCACCCTCCGCGAGGGCGGCACGCCGCTCGTACCGGCCCAGGTGCTCTCCGAGCGCACCGGCTGCGAGGTGCACCTCAAGGTCGAGGGCGCCAACCCCACCGGCTCCTTCAAGGACCGTGGCATGACGATGGCCATCACCCGAGCCAAGGAGGAGGGCGCCAAGGCGGTCATCTGCGCCTCCACCGGCAACACCTCCGCCTCGGCCGCCGCCTACGCGGTCCGGGCCGGCATGGTCTGCGCGGTACTCGTCCCGCAGGGCAAGATCGCGCTCGGCAAGATGGGCCAGGCGCTGGTCCACGGCGCGAAGATTCTCCAGGTCGAGGGAAATTTCGACGACTGTCTGACGCTGGCCCGGCGGCTGTCCGACAACTACCCGGTCGCACTTGTGAACTCCGTGAACCCGGTGCGGATCGAGGGCCAGAAGACCGCGGCCTTCGAAATCGTCGACATGCTCCGCGACGCGCCCGACATCCATGTGCTGCCCGTCGGCAACGCCGGCAACATCACGGCGTACTGGCGGGGCTACCAGGAGTACGCGGCCGACGGCATTGCCTCGCACACCCCGCGGATGTGGGGTTTCCAGGCCGCCGGCAGCGCGCCGCTCGTGCGTGGTGAGGTCGTCAAGGACCCGCAGACCATCGCCACCGCCATCCGCATCGGCAACCCCGCCTCGTGGTCGTTCGCGGAGCGGGCACGGGACGAGTCCGGCGGCTTCATCGACTCCGTGACCGACCGTCAAATCCTGGCTGCCTACCGCCTGTTGGCCGCGCAGGAAGGGGTCTTCGTGGAGCCCGCCTCGGCCGCTTCCGTCGCCGGTCTGCTCAAGGCCGCCGAGGAGGGCAAGGTCGACCCCGGCCAGCGCATCGTCTGCACGGTGACCGGCAACGGCCTCAAGGACCCGGACTGGGCGGTGGCCGGAGCGCCGCAGCCGGTCACGGTCCCGATCGACGCGGACGCCGCGGCGGAACGCCTCGGCCTCGTCTAG
- a CDS encoding cytochrome P450: MTTLRSRIIAWAGRMYLARTRKKGFDLSRMSFLPESVLMPLRRDGLDPVGDLAAVREREPVSKLPVPIAANVWLVTGYDEVKAVLGKANAFSSDFTNLVGKAGAGAEQNPGGLGFADPPVHTRLRRLLTPEFTMRRLSRLTPRIHEIVEERLDAMEKEGKNGDPVDIVHSFALPIPSLVICELLGVPYEDRADFERLSAARFDLFSGANASFGAISESLSYFRDIVKKQRENPGDGLLGMIVKEHGDSVSDEELAGLADGVLTGGFETTASMLALGALVLLQDPKHFAALHDGDDVVDSYVEELLRYLTVVQVAFPRFAREDLEIGGVKISSGDVVLCSLSGADRDGKLGPEMEQFDPTRNVPSHLAFGYGIHRCVGAELARMELRAAYPALVRRFPNMRLAATPEELEFRKLSIVYGIESLPVRLDG; the protein is encoded by the coding sequence ATGACGACTCTCCGTTCCCGGATCATCGCCTGGGCCGGCCGTATGTACCTGGCGAGAACCCGGAAGAAAGGCTTCGACCTGTCTCGAATGTCTTTCTTGCCCGAGTCCGTCCTGATGCCATTGCGGCGCGATGGGCTCGACCCCGTGGGCGATCTGGCCGCCGTCCGGGAGCGGGAGCCCGTCAGCAAGCTCCCCGTGCCGATTGCCGCCAACGTCTGGCTGGTCACCGGCTACGACGAGGTCAAGGCGGTCCTGGGAAAGGCCAATGCCTTCAGTTCGGACTTCACCAACCTCGTCGGCAAGGCCGGCGCCGGCGCCGAACAGAACCCCGGTGGACTCGGATTCGCCGACCCGCCGGTGCACACCCGGCTCCGTCGTCTCCTGACCCCCGAATTCACCATGCGCCGCCTCAGTCGGCTCACCCCCCGTATCCACGAGATCGTCGAGGAACGCCTCGACGCCATGGAGAAGGAGGGGAAAAACGGTGACCCGGTCGACATCGTCCACTCTTTCGCCCTCCCCATCCCCTCCCTCGTTATTTGTGAACTCCTCGGCGTCCCTTATGAAGACCGCGCCGACTTCGAACGCCTCAGTGCCGCCCGTTTCGACCTTTTCAGCGGCGCAAATGCCTCCTTCGGTGCCATATCCGAATCCCTTTCCTATTTCCGGGACATCGTCAAAAAGCAGCGCGAAAATCCGGGCGACGGCCTGCTCGGGATGATCGTGAAGGAACACGGCGACTCGGTCAGCGACGAAGAACTCGCGGGCCTCGCCGACGGCGTCCTCACCGGCGGCTTCGAAACCACCGCCAGCATGCTGGCCCTCGGCGCCCTGGTCCTCCTCCAGGACCCCAAGCACTTCGCGGCCCTCCATGACGGCGACGACGTCGTCGACAGCTACGTCGAGGAACTTCTCCGCTACCTGACCGTCGTCCAGGTCGCTTTCCCGCGCTTCGCCCGTGAGGACCTGGAAATCGGCGGCGTCAAGATCTCCTCCGGAGACGTGGTGCTGTGCTCCCTGAGCGGCGCGGACCGGGACGGCAAACTGGGCCCGGAAATGGAACAGTTCGACCCCACCCGCAATGTCCCCTCCCACCTCGCCTTCGGCTACGGAATCCACCGCTGCGTAGGCGCCGAGCTGGCCCGCATGGAACTCCGCGCCGCCTACCCCGCTTTGGTACGCCGCTTCCCGAACATGCGCCTCGCCGCCACCCCCGAGGAACTGGAATTCCGCAAACTCTCCATCGTCTACGGAATCGAATCCCTCCCGGTCCGGCTGGACGGCTGA
- the lysA gene encoding diaminopimelate decarboxylase, which translates to MSRSAHPAGPRHADVLPEGHYAGPPADLNTLDPRVWSRTVSRNADGVVTVGGLDVTALAAEFGTPAYFLDEDDFRARCRAWKDAFGPGADVFYAGKAFLSRAIVRWLHEEGLNLDVCSGGELATALAAGMPAERIALHGNNKSTEEITRAVEAGVGRIVLDSFQEIVRVAHIAQRLGKRQRVQIRVTVGVEAHTHEFIATAHEDQKFGIALADGQAAEAVRRVLKLDGLELIGIHSHIGSQIFDMAGFEVSARRVVQLLTEVRDEHGIELPEIDLGGGLGIAYTSDDDPREPHEIASALGDIVSKECAAAGLGVPRLSVEPGRAIVGPTAFTLYEVGTVKELEGLRTYVSVDGGMSDNIRTALYDAEYSVALVSRTSDAAPMLSRVVGKHCESGDIVVRDAFLPADVAPGDLLAVPATGAYCRSMASNYNHSLRPPVVAVRNGRARVIVRRETEEDLLRLDVG; encoded by the coding sequence ATGAGCCGCTCCGCGCACCCTGCAGGGCCCCGGCACGCTGACGTACTGCCCGAGGGGCACTACGCCGGGCCGCCCGCCGATCTCAACACCCTCGACCCGCGGGTCTGGTCCCGTACGGTCTCCCGCAATGCCGACGGTGTGGTCACCGTCGGCGGGCTGGACGTCACCGCGCTCGCCGCGGAATTCGGCACTCCGGCGTACTTCCTGGACGAGGACGACTTCCGGGCCCGCTGCCGGGCGTGGAAGGACGCCTTCGGGCCGGGAGCGGATGTGTTCTACGCCGGGAAGGCCTTCCTGTCGCGGGCCATTGTCCGCTGGCTGCACGAGGAAGGGCTGAATCTCGACGTCTGCTCCGGCGGTGAACTGGCCACGGCGCTGGCGGCGGGAATGCCGGCCGAGCGGATCGCCCTGCACGGCAACAACAAGAGCACCGAGGAAATCACCCGGGCCGTGGAGGCGGGGGTCGGGCGGATCGTGCTCGACTCGTTCCAGGAAATTGTGCGGGTCGCCCATATCGCGCAGCGGCTGGGCAAGCGGCAGCGCGTACAGATCCGGGTCACGGTCGGTGTCGAGGCGCATACGCACGAGTTCATCGCGACCGCGCACGAGGACCAGAAGTTCGGAATTGCGCTGGCGGACGGGCAGGCCGCGGAGGCCGTGCGCCGTGTGCTGAAGCTGGACGGGCTGGAACTCATCGGGATTCACAGCCATATCGGGTCGCAGATTTTCGATATGGCGGGATTCGAGGTGTCCGCGCGCCGCGTGGTGCAGCTGCTGACCGAAGTGCGTGACGAGCACGGAATCGAGCTGCCCGAGATCGATCTGGGGGGTGGGCTCGGTATCGCGTACACCTCGGACGACGATCCGCGGGAGCCGCACGAGATCGCGTCGGCGCTGGGCGACATCGTGAGCAAGGAGTGTGCGGCGGCGGGGCTGGGCGTGCCGCGGCTGTCGGTCGAACCGGGACGGGCGATCGTGGGCCCCACGGCGTTCACGTTGTACGAGGTCGGCACCGTCAAGGAGCTGGAAGGCCTGCGGACGTACGTGTCCGTGGACGGCGGGATGTCGGACAACATCCGTACGGCGCTCTACGACGCGGAGTACAGCGTGGCGCTGGTGTCGCGCACCTCCGACGCGGCGCCGATGCTCTCGCGCGTGGTGGGCAAGCACTGTGAGAGCGGGGACATCGTCGTACGCGATGCCTTCCTGCCGGCCGATGTGGCGCCGGGAGATCTGCTCGCGGTGCCGGCCACCGGTGCGTACTGCCGTTCCATGGCGAGTAACTACAACCACTCGCTGCGGCCGCCCGTTGTAGCGGTAAGGAATGGCCGGGCCCGGGTGATCGTCCGGCGGGAGACGGAGGAAGATCTCCTGCGGTTGGATGTCGGGTAG
- a CDS encoding response regulator, translating to MPGLSGRILVVDDNKVIRQLIRVNLELEGFEVVTAADGAECLDVVHHVRPDVVTLDVVMPRLNGLHTAARLRSDPRTWDIPIAIVSACTQGEVDNGESVGVDAFLAKPFEPAELVRTVGMLVRERRQRERGPEGGVEDEDGESDGGRGSDGGGRAAERGALSGRVPASGGVPASGRVPASGGVPAPGGVGMVDAGGE from the coding sequence GTGCCTGGCTTGTCCGGTCGGATCCTCGTTGTCGATGACAACAAGGTGATCCGGCAGTTGATCAGGGTCAATCTCGAGCTTGAGGGCTTCGAGGTCGTGACCGCGGCTGATGGTGCCGAATGTCTGGACGTGGTGCACCACGTGAGACCTGATGTCGTGACCCTTGATGTCGTGATGCCGCGGCTCAACGGGCTGCACACCGCGGCGCGGTTGCGTTCCGATCCGCGGACGTGGGACATCCCGATCGCCATCGTCAGTGCCTGTACCCAGGGCGAGGTGGACAACGGCGAGTCGGTGGGAGTGGACGCCTTCCTTGCCAAGCCGTTCGAGCCGGCGGAGCTGGTGCGGACCGTGGGGATGCTGGTGCGTGAGAGGCGCCAGCGGGAGCGTGGGCCCGAGGGCGGGGTCGAGGATGAGGACGGGGAGAGCGACGGGGGCAGGGGGAGCGACGGGGGCGGGCGGGCGGCGGAGCGTGGCGCTCTGTCCGGCAGGGTTCCGGCCTCCGGTGGGGTTCCCGCGTCTGGCCGGGTTCCGGCCTCCGGTGGGGTCCCGGCGCCCGGTGGGGTCGGCATGGTGGACGCGGGTGGGGAGTAG
- the thrB gene encoding homoserine kinase: MAGPAFRAAAVRVRTPATSANLGPGFDALGLSLGLYDDVVVRVADSGLHIDIAGEGADSLPRDESHLLVRSMRTAFELLGGQPRGLEIVCANRIPHGRGLGSSSAAICAGIVAARAVTIGGEQKLDDTALLELANEIEGHPDNVAACLLGGFTLAWTDTGTARAIRMDPADSIVPVVFVPGKPVLTETARGLLPRTVPHVDAAANAGRAALLVEALTRRPELLLAATEDRLHQEYRAPAMPESVALVNRLRADGVPAVVSGAGPTVLALVEDAAAEKVAALAGEGWAANRLTLDAAGTCVLPLAG; encoded by the coding sequence ATGGCCGGTCCCGCGTTCCGCGCCGCCGCCGTCCGGGTGCGCACCCCCGCTACCAGCGCCAATCTCGGTCCCGGCTTCGATGCCCTGGGTCTGTCCCTGGGCCTGTACGACGATGTCGTGGTGCGCGTCGCCGACTCCGGCCTGCACATCGACATCGCAGGTGAGGGTGCCGACTCCCTGCCGCGCGACGAGAGCCATCTGCTCGTCCGGTCGATGCGCACCGCCTTCGAGCTGCTCGGCGGACAGCCGCGCGGCCTGGAAATCGTCTGCGCCAACCGCATTCCGCACGGCCGCGGCCTGGGGTCCTCCTCCGCCGCCATCTGCGCGGGCATCGTCGCCGCCCGCGCGGTGACGATAGGCGGTGAGCAAAAGCTCGACGACACCGCGCTGCTGGAGCTGGCCAACGAGATCGAGGGCCACCCCGACAATGTCGCCGCCTGCCTGCTGGGCGGTTTCACGCTCGCCTGGACCGACACCGGCACCGCCCGCGCGATCCGGATGGATCCCGCCGATTCCATCGTTCCGGTGGTCTTCGTCCCCGGAAAGCCGGTGCTGACCGAGACCGCCCGTGGACTGCTGCCGCGCACCGTCCCCCATGTGGACGCCGCGGCCAACGCCGGTCGCGCCGCACTGCTCGTCGAGGCCCTGACCAGGCGCCCCGAGCTGCTGCTCGCCGCGACCGAGGACCGACTCCACCAGGAATACCGCGCTCCCGCGATGCCGGAGAGCGTGGCCCTGGTGAACCGACTGCGTGCGGACGGCGTCCCTGCAGTCGTGTCCGGTGCGGGCCCGACGGTGCTCGCGCTGGTCGAGGATGCGGCGGCCGAGAAGGTCGCGGCACTGGCGGGAGAGGGGTGGGCGGCCAACCGGCTGACCCTCGACGCGGCGGGCACCTGCGTGCTGCCGCTCGCCGGGTGA
- a CDS encoding homoserine dehydrogenase: protein MMRTRPLKVALLGCGVVGSEVTRIMTTHADDLAARIGAPVELAGIAVRRPDKVREGVPAELVTTDATALVKRGDIDVVIEVIGGIEPARTLITTAFEHGASVVSANKALVAADGAALHAAAEANDADLYYEAAVAGAIPLVRPLRESLAGDTVNRVLGIVNGTTNFILDKMDSTGAGYSEALDEATALGYAEADPTADVEGFDAAAKAAILAGIAFHTRVTIDDVHREGLTEVTAADIASAKRMGCTVKLLAICERAADGASVTARVHPAMIPLTHPLASVREAYNAVFVEAEAAGQLMFYGPGAGGAPTASAVLGDLVAVCRNKLAGATGPGESAYTRLPVSPMGAVVTRYHISLDVADKPGVLAQVATIFAEHGVSIDTVRQSGKDGEASLVIVTHRAADAALSSTVGALRELDTVRGVASIMRVEGE from the coding sequence ATGATGCGTACGCGTCCGCTGAAGGTGGCGCTCCTGGGCTGTGGTGTTGTCGGCTCAGAGGTGACGCGCATCATGACGACGCACGCCGATGACCTCGCCGCCCGTATCGGTGCGCCCGTGGAGCTGGCCGGGATCGCCGTCCGCCGCCCCGACAAGGTGCGCGAGGGCGTCCCGGCCGAGCTGGTCACCACCGACGCGACCGCACTCGTCAAACGGGGCGACATTGATGTCGTGATCGAGGTCATCGGCGGTATCGAGCCGGCCCGTACTCTGATCACCACCGCCTTCGAGCACGGCGCGAGTGTGGTCTCCGCCAACAAGGCGCTGGTCGCGGCGGACGGCGCGGCGCTGCATGCGGCGGCCGAGGCCAATGACGCGGACCTCTACTACGAGGCCGCCGTCGCGGGCGCGATCCCGCTGGTACGGCCGCTGCGCGAGTCCCTGGCCGGCGACACCGTCAACCGGGTGCTCGGCATCGTCAACGGCACCACCAACTTCATCCTCGACAAGATGGACTCGACCGGGGCCGGCTACAGCGAGGCGCTGGACGAGGCGACCGCGCTCGGATACGCCGAGGCCGACCCGACCGCGGACGTCGAGGGCTTCGACGCCGCCGCCAAGGCCGCGATCCTGGCCGGTATCGCCTTCCACACCCGCGTGACCATCGACGATGTGCACCGCGAGGGCCTGACGGAGGTCACCGCGGCCGATATCGCCTCCGCCAAGCGGATGGGGTGCACGGTCAAGCTGCTGGCCATCTGCGAGCGGGCCGCGGACGGGGCGTCCGTGACCGCGCGGGTGCACCCCGCGATGATTCCGCTGACGCATCCGCTCGCCTCCGTCCGCGAGGCGTACAACGCGGTCTTCGTCGAGGCCGAGGCGGCCGGCCAGCTGATGTTCTACGGGCCGGGCGCGGGCGGCGCGCCGACCGCCTCCGCGGTCCTCGGCGACCTCGTCGCGGTCTGCCGCAACAAGCTCGCCGGCGCCACCGGACCGGGTGAGTCCGCCTACACCCGGCTGCCCGTCAGCCCCATGGGCGCGGTCGTCACGCGGTACCACATCAGCCTCGATGTGGCCGACAAGCCCGGTGTTCTCGCTCAGGTCGCCACGATCTTCGCGGAACACGGCGTATCGATCGATACGGTCCGTCAGTCGGGCAAGGACGGCGAGGCATCCCTCGTCATCGTCACCCACCGAGCGGCGGACGCGGCCCTGTCGTCGACCGTCGGGGCTCTGCGCGAGCTCGACACCGTTCGTGGTGTCGCCAGCATCATGCGGGTCGAAGGGGAGTAA
- a CDS encoding aminoglycoside phosphotransferase family protein, which translates to MHPGQHPIDGELVRQLIAGQFPQWAGQTVERFPSGGTVNAMYRLGEDMVVRLPLVKGGAQDISLEQQWLPRLASRLPTAIPELLGAGEPAEGYPWPWSVYRWREGENPAAGALSEPVPLAEDLAGFVTAMRSITLPRAPMAHRGGPLAALDASTRAAIEELRGIPQEAIDCDAAAAVWEDALRTPDWERPPVWLHADLMPGNLLVNDGRLTSVIDFGCTGLGDPACDLFPAWNLLPAHAREVFREMLGVDDATWHRGRGRTLSQALIALPYYRTTNPAMAHNARHVIREVLGEG; encoded by the coding sequence ATGCACCCCGGACAGCACCCCATCGACGGCGAGCTCGTACGGCAGCTCATCGCCGGCCAGTTCCCGCAGTGGGCGGGGCAGACGGTGGAGCGGTTCCCCTCCGGCGGCACGGTCAACGCCATGTACCGGCTGGGCGAGGACATGGTCGTACGGCTGCCGCTGGTGAAGGGCGGAGCCCAGGACATCTCGCTGGAGCAGCAGTGGCTGCCCCGCCTGGCCTCCCGGCTGCCCACGGCGATCCCCGAACTGCTCGGGGCCGGGGAGCCCGCCGAGGGGTATCCGTGGCCCTGGTCGGTGTACCGGTGGCGGGAGGGCGAGAACCCCGCGGCGGGGGCGCTGAGCGAGCCCGTGCCGCTGGCCGAGGATCTGGCCGGCTTCGTGACGGCGATGCGGAGCATCACCCTGCCCCGGGCGCCGATGGCCCACCGCGGCGGACCGCTCGCCGCGCTCGACGCATCGACCCGCGCGGCGATCGAGGAACTGCGCGGGATCCCGCAGGAGGCCATCGACTGCGATGCCGCGGCCGCCGTTTGGGAGGACGCGCTCCGGACACCGGACTGGGAACGCCCGCCGGTATGGCTGCACGCCGATCTGATGCCGGGCAACCTGCTGGTGAACGACGGCAGGCTGACCTCGGTGATCGACTTCGGGTGCACGGGGCTGGGCGATCCGGCCTGCGACCTGTTCCCGGCCTGGAACCTGCTGCCGGCCCACGCCAGGGAGGTCTTCCGCGAGATGCTTGGCGTGGACGACGCAACCTGGCACCGCGGCCGCGGACGCACGCTCTCACAGGCCCTGATCGCGCTGCCGTACTACCGGACAACGAACCCCGCGATGGCACACAACGCCCGGCACGTGATCCGAGAGGTACTGGGAGAGGGCTGA